A single window of Methanothermobacter marburgensis str. Marburg DNA harbors:
- a CDS encoding DEAD/DEAH box helicase: MIRGPFWPEPVRVLNSKKSGENIIIFGTTVDTNSTVNSILTREDLERVEVMRTTDFGAEPHEFFMGIESYRLRNASLFDSYLAMNTSRIDPLPFQLEAVYGYALRMPHMRFMIADDPGAGKTIMAGMIIKELKLRGVASRVLIVTPGHLKAQWQREMKDKFQENFVIMDRPYMSSRQGENPWMVENSYITSIDFAKQEDVMSSLSSTRWDLVVVDEAHKMSARIRSENKKDMTRRYRLGQILSRTSDHMLLLTATPHSGDPDAFRLLLDLLRPGFFSNLNSYRRRGGTGITHSS; encoded by the coding sequence GTGATAAGGGGCCCATTCTGGCCGGAACCGGTCAGGGTCCTTAACTCCAAGAAGAGCGGAGAGAATATAATAATCTTCGGGACCACAGTGGATACCAACTCCACTGTAAACAGCATACTCACCAGGGAGGACCTTGAACGGGTTGAGGTGATGAGGACCACGGATTTCGGGGCTGAACCACATGAATTCTTCATGGGCATCGAGTCCTACCGCCTCAGGAACGCATCACTCTTTGACAGCTACCTCGCAATGAACACATCCCGCATAGACCCCCTGCCCTTTCAGCTTGAGGCAGTATACGGCTACGCCCTAAGGATGCCCCATATGAGGTTCATGATAGCCGATGACCCCGGCGCCGGTAAAACCATAATGGCGGGGATGATCATAAAGGAACTGAAGTTAAGGGGAGTCGCCAGCAGGGTCCTCATAGTAACACCGGGACACCTCAAGGCCCAGTGGCAGCGTGAAATGAAGGATAAATTCCAGGAGAACTTCGTGATCATGGACCGCCCCTATATGAGTTCAAGGCAGGGTGAAAACCCATGGATGGTTGAGAACAGCTACATAACCTCCATTGACTTCGCAAAACAGGAAGATGTAATGTCATCCCTCTCATCAACAAGGTGGGACCTCGTAGTGGTTGACGAGGCACACAAGATGAGTGCACGGATCAGGTCGGAGAACAAGAAGGACATGACAAGGAGGTACAGACTGGGGCAGATACTCTCCAGGACATCAGACCATATGCTGCTCCTCACCGCAACTCCACACAGCGGGGACCCCGACGCATTCCGCCTCCTCCTGGACCTCCTCAGACCAGGTTTCTTCTCAAACCTGAACTCATACAGGAGGCGAGGAGGAACAGGGATAACCCACTCTTCATAA
- a CDS encoding helicase-related protein, whose product MKEELRDFDGKPIFPRRYTHTHSFNLSDAEMELYNEISRYITEQYNRAIATDRRAHAFAMMLLQRRMASSIYAVMRSLMRKRDRCIQLMENIESLSMREVSGDYSDLPSVDYSDLEERRIWEIESSLEGSTLADSIPELKAEVSTLEGLIEDAERLLKSGSETKLMELQKILEEIGHEKILIFSESKDTVDYLLEKIESWGYSVCTIHGGMSMDERIAAEDDFRRNKQVMVATEAAGEGINLQFCHIMVNYDIPWNPNRLEQRMGRIHRYKQRRDVHIYNLVAGNTREGLVMRRLLEKLDSIRQDIGSDKVYDVIGEIYTERDISRIIEMTLRGEIRDEEIEELLKPQEDILKRIMDEQLAVEVDYTRMKDIQRIIKERKLAPEYVEEFFRAVFKKMGWKYTERNGMYTLRTPRQLLRLWDDELRRRYGALRKEYRNLTFNPGVDEGEFISFGHPLLEATIRYTGKRFGDSLLRGSTFRDPSGRYRGTVWFYRGRVTDGRNESAGERVFALYDNGEEVVEVSPMILWDLVPDRHPVVDEINEEGVTAAATESVMRYMDKLKDERKRKTGIKRKYGLRSIKYLIDTSQEKLLEYYDRLDQGEDMGIAIRNEEERLEEYKERMRELEREMEMEETLTASPPELLGVIHVEAPEIPGREDIEMIGMKITMEHERRHGRIPEDVSGENLGFDVRSISDSEIRYIEVKARRGRDNVELTQNEWLKARRFRENYWLYVVYNAGTDPELTVIQDPYSNLEPLRREEVRYIVPAEQIRRMEE is encoded by the coding sequence GTGAAGGAGGAACTCAGGGACTTCGATGGGAAACCCATATTCCCCAGGAGATATACACACACCCACAGCTTCAACCTCAGTGACGCCGAGATGGAACTCTACAATGAGATCTCACGCTACATAACAGAGCAATACAACAGGGCCATCGCAACTGATAGGAGGGCCCATGCATTCGCCATGATGCTCCTGCAGAGGAGGATGGCCTCAAGCATATACGCGGTGATGAGGTCCCTCATGAGGAAGAGGGACAGGTGCATCCAGCTCATGGAGAACATTGAATCACTATCCATGAGAGAGGTGTCTGGCGACTACAGCGACCTGCCGTCGGTTGACTACAGCGACCTTGAGGAGAGGAGGATATGGGAGATCGAAAGCTCCCTCGAGGGCAGCACACTGGCGGACTCCATCCCTGAACTTAAAGCCGAGGTTTCGACACTCGAAGGACTGATAGAGGATGCAGAGAGACTCCTCAAATCCGGATCCGAGACCAAGCTAATGGAGCTTCAAAAGATCCTTGAGGAGATAGGCCATGAGAAGATCCTCATATTCAGTGAATCAAAGGACACCGTCGATTACCTTCTCGAAAAGATAGAGTCATGGGGATACAGCGTATGCACCATACACGGCGGGATGAGCATGGATGAACGCATAGCAGCAGAGGATGATTTCCGCAGAAACAAACAGGTCATGGTTGCAACCGAGGCCGCGGGTGAGGGCATAAACCTGCAGTTCTGCCATATAATGGTCAACTATGACATCCCATGGAACCCCAACCGCCTTGAGCAGAGGATGGGGAGGATACACAGGTACAAGCAGAGAAGGGATGTACACATATACAATCTCGTGGCCGGTAACACCCGTGAGGGCCTCGTAATGAGGAGGCTCCTTGAGAAACTGGACAGCATCAGACAGGACATAGGATCGGATAAGGTCTACGATGTAATCGGTGAGATATACACCGAACGCGACATATCAAGGATAATAGAGATGACCCTCCGGGGAGAAATCAGGGATGAGGAGATAGAAGAACTCCTCAAGCCACAGGAGGATATACTTAAGAGGATAATGGATGAACAGCTGGCAGTTGAAGTGGACTACACCCGGATGAAGGATATACAGCGCATAATAAAGGAGAGAAAACTTGCACCAGAGTATGTGGAGGAATTCTTCAGAGCAGTGTTCAAAAAGATGGGGTGGAAATACACTGAAAGGAATGGAATGTACACCCTCAGAACACCCAGGCAACTCCTTCGCCTCTGGGACGATGAACTCAGAAGGCGGTACGGGGCACTCAGGAAGGAATACAGGAACCTCACCTTCAACCCCGGAGTAGATGAAGGAGAGTTCATATCCTTCGGCCACCCCCTCCTTGAGGCCACCATAAGGTACACAGGTAAGAGGTTTGGAGACTCGCTCCTGAGGGGTTCGACCTTCAGGGATCCCTCCGGCAGGTACAGGGGGACGGTGTGGTTCTACAGGGGCAGAGTCACAGATGGAAGGAACGAAAGTGCAGGTGAAAGGGTATTCGCCCTATACGATAACGGCGAAGAGGTTGTGGAGGTAAGCCCCATGATCCTCTGGGACCTCGTACCCGACAGACACCCCGTTGTTGATGAAATAAATGAGGAAGGGGTCACCGCAGCCGCAACCGAATCCGTGATGAGGTACATGGATAAACTCAAGGATGAAAGGAAGAGGAAAACAGGTATAAAGAGGAAGTACGGCCTGAGATCCATAAAATACCTCATAGACACATCACAGGAAAAACTCCTTGAATACTACGATCGCCTCGACCAGGGGGAGGACATGGGCATAGCCATAAGAAACGAGGAGGAAAGACTCGAGGAATACAAGGAGAGAATGAGGGAACTTGAAAGGGAGATGGAGATGGAGGAGACCCTCACAGCCTCACCACCAGAACTCCTCGGAGTTATACACGTGGAAGCCCCTGAGATACCGGGGAGAGAGGACATAGAGATGATAGGCATGAAGATTACAATGGAACATGAGAGGAGACACGGAAGGATCCCCGAGGACGTATCAGGGGAGAACCTTGGATTCGATGTCAGATCAATCTCTGATTCAGAGATCAGATACATTGAGGTCAAGGCAAGGAGAGGAAGGGATAATGTTGAACTGACACAGAATGAATGGCTCAAGGCCCGGAGGTTCAGGGAGAACTACTGGCTGTACGTGGTCTACAATGCCGGCACCGATCCGGAACTCACAGTGATACAGGACCCATACAGTAACCTTGAACCCCTCAGGAGAGAGGAGGTAAGGTACATTGTACCCGCTGAACAGATAAGGAGAATGGAGGAATAA
- a CDS encoding ATP-binding protein yields the protein MRPFVNIAEPHEDIMGERLSLDVFAANLWSVHKGEAPAEYQDPDVFFRKTYMTRGLRNIMDIVGDRLEGRGGDPVIQLQTPFGGGKTHTLISLYHRAGDIGASRVVLSGDALDASETTLWAEMERQLRGEVREFSGMTSPGMDKIMGLLREKQPVLILMDELLEYAVKASGVTVGESTLAGQLLAFMQELSQAASALERVSLVVTLPSSSLEHYDEAAEKLFHQLTKVLGRTEKIFTPVEDDEIYSVIRKRLFKRVDESAAIDVIAEFTEKAESEGILPEGMNAADYREVFRKSYPFQPEVIDVLYERWGSFPNFQRTRGVLRLLAMVVNRLISSSTPVIRLSDFPLESGNLKREFLRFTGNNFDSIIAADITSPDAGARIIDRELRGYEPYMIGTRIARSIFLYSFSGGGVRDGATIRDIKMACLESEIPMSIIDGALNMMIERLFYIHKQVDLYYFSAEANLNAIVLRKKENIRDEDVRDEERRLLGEITGKKIFSVYIWPSSASDVPDDMKLKLIVLEDADDCTGFLEFKGEKPRVYKNTLIFLKADDTHRYQLVEHIKTKLAWMAVESDRQLSLTDEQKREVREKIKSVSAEDRESIRNLYRMVFVPSRSGLERIDLGMASYGADVKVDYEIKSRLIEEDKLLESLDPVIIERKYLQEDYIETERILRSFHTTPGAMRIMSPSVLEEAIRKGVKRRLFGLGVLEGDPGDPKCRHIGEDCSVSLKPPEIIVNPKLCEECPPDAIDIGVGELEKRARMKMATIEILREYTEKYRGMGCEPEIVKEKLREVIDEGIQKGKLRVDGKDMPDFTEGEVLQLVEDELVEDENGHIKWIELEFTTALENMSNIIRIKRTISEDFSDVDAVAEIRIVARDGEMDDTKYERILETFEQLGIDLKKKVRR from the coding sequence ATGAGGCCATTTGTAAACATTGCTGAGCCACATGAGGACATAATGGGGGAAAGGCTCTCACTGGACGTCTTCGCAGCCAACCTGTGGAGTGTCCACAAGGGGGAGGCACCAGCAGAGTACCAGGACCCTGATGTCTTCTTCAGGAAAACCTACATGACCCGTGGACTCAGGAACATAATGGATATCGTTGGTGACAGACTCGAGGGCAGGGGCGGCGACCCTGTGATACAGCTCCAGACACCCTTCGGTGGGGGTAAAACCCATACCCTCATATCCCTCTACCACAGGGCAGGTGATATAGGGGCTTCCAGAGTTGTGCTCTCAGGCGACGCCCTGGACGCCAGTGAAACAACACTCTGGGCTGAAATGGAGAGGCAGCTCCGTGGGGAGGTAAGGGAATTCTCAGGGATGACCTCCCCGGGTATGGATAAGATCATGGGGCTCCTCCGAGAGAAGCAGCCGGTGCTGATACTCATGGATGAACTCCTCGAGTACGCGGTGAAGGCAAGCGGTGTGACTGTTGGGGAGTCCACACTTGCAGGCCAGCTCCTGGCATTCATGCAGGAGCTAAGCCAGGCAGCATCAGCCCTCGAGAGAGTTTCACTGGTGGTGACACTCCCATCAAGTTCCCTTGAACACTATGATGAAGCCGCAGAGAAACTCTTCCATCAGCTCACAAAGGTTCTGGGGAGGACAGAGAAGATCTTCACACCCGTCGAGGACGACGAGATCTACTCTGTCATAAGGAAGAGGCTGTTTAAGAGGGTGGATGAATCAGCGGCCATTGATGTTATAGCGGAGTTCACTGAAAAGGCAGAATCTGAGGGCATCCTCCCTGAGGGTATGAACGCAGCCGACTATCGTGAGGTATTCAGGAAGAGCTACCCCTTCCAGCCAGAGGTTATAGACGTCCTCTATGAGAGATGGGGTTCGTTCCCAAACTTCCAGAGGACAAGGGGTGTGCTGAGACTACTTGCCATGGTGGTGAACCGGCTCATATCATCCAGCACACCAGTTATAAGGCTATCAGACTTTCCACTGGAGTCAGGTAACCTCAAAAGGGAGTTCCTGAGGTTCACAGGTAACAATTTTGATAGCATCATAGCCGCCGATATAACATCCCCCGATGCAGGTGCCAGGATCATTGACAGGGAACTCAGGGGGTACGAGCCCTACATGATAGGCACAAGGATAGCGAGATCAATATTCCTGTACTCATTCTCAGGGGGAGGGGTAAGGGACGGTGCAACCATAAGGGATATAAAGATGGCCTGCCTGGAGTCTGAGATCCCCATGTCCATCATAGACGGGGCCCTCAACATGATGATTGAGAGGCTATTCTACATACACAAGCAGGTGGACCTCTACTACTTCTCTGCTGAGGCCAACCTCAACGCCATAGTCCTCAGGAAGAAGGAGAACATAAGGGATGAGGATGTCAGGGATGAGGAGAGGCGCCTTCTCGGCGAGATAACAGGTAAGAAGATTTTCAGTGTCTACATCTGGCCATCTTCCGCCTCCGATGTCCCTGATGACATGAAACTCAAGCTCATAGTACTTGAGGACGCCGATGACTGTACTGGTTTCCTTGAGTTTAAGGGCGAAAAGCCCAGGGTCTACAAGAATACCCTGATATTCCTCAAGGCGGATGATACACACAGGTACCAGCTTGTTGAACACATAAAGACAAAACTTGCCTGGATGGCTGTTGAATCAGACAGGCAACTCTCCCTTACAGATGAACAGAAAAGGGAGGTGAGGGAGAAGATAAAGTCAGTCTCAGCTGAGGACAGGGAGAGTATAAGGAACCTTTACAGGATGGTATTTGTACCCTCACGTTCAGGACTTGAAAGGATAGACCTTGGGATGGCAAGCTACGGTGCAGATGTGAAGGTTGACTATGAGATAAAAAGCAGGCTCATTGAGGAGGATAAACTCCTTGAATCCCTGGATCCTGTGATAATCGAGAGGAAATACCTTCAGGAAGACTATATTGAGACAGAGAGGATACTCAGGAGCTTCCACACCACACCCGGTGCCATGAGGATAATGAGTCCTAGTGTACTGGAGGAAGCAATAAGGAAGGGTGTGAAGAGGAGGCTCTTTGGGCTCGGCGTACTGGAAGGCGACCCAGGCGACCCAAAGTGCAGACATATCGGTGAGGATTGCAGTGTCTCATTGAAGCCGCCCGAAATAATAGTTAATCCAAAACTCTGTGAGGAGTGCCCCCCTGATGCCATAGATATAGGTGTTGGTGAACTTGAAAAACGGGCCCGGATGAAAATGGCAACAATTGAGATACTGAGAGAATATACGGAGAAGTACAGGGGTATGGGGTGTGAACCTGAAATCGTTAAGGAGAAACTCAGAGAGGTCATAGATGAGGGTATACAGAAGGGTAAGCTAAGGGTTGATGGGAAGGATATGCCGGACTTCACAGAGGGTGAGGTACTGCAGCTAGTGGAAGATGAGCTAGTGGAAGATGAGAATGGGCACATTAAATGGATTGAACTGGAATTCACCACCGCCCTTGAAAACATGTCAAATATCATCAGGATCAAGAGGACCATCAGCGAGGACTTCAGTGACGTTGATGCAGTGGCAGAGATAAGGATAGTGGCACGGGATGGGGAGATGGACGACACAAAATATGAGAGGATACTTGAAACCTTTGAACAGCTGGGAATTGATCTTAAGAAAAAGGTCAGAAGATAA
- a CDS encoding DUF1156 domain-containing protein, whose product MDERFIERTFPVSKVSENSAREKNIRHGHISTLHIWWARRPLASSRATIYASLIPVADDDLEEVKVKRFIEDLSLWENSLNQGMIERARRDIREYHGRPPRVLDPFGGGGSIPLEALRLGCETYSMDLNPVAVLIQKCTLEYPQKYGVDESWADSEPPLLRDVKRWGEWVREEAEEELSRFYPPDEDGSVPAAYIWARTLPCQNPDCGVEVPLMRQYWLAKKKNRQIALKPVVSSAGVDFEIVEDPDFDPSRGTISSAIVTCPVCGSTIPAPDTRRLFQEGKAGERLIAVVLTHPRRRGKTYRLATEKDLEAYMEANGYLEKKRDELMDRWGIDPVPDEPTPRGKGSGAERAFSVRNYGLNTWGDLFNSRQKLALITFTEKIRQAHHLMLDEGYDEGYAKALVSYITLVVSRMSDFTTNLCRWHPQWEFIPNTFARQALPMSFDYSELNPFSPILSGTWYSMKRQILRPLEHLSKLNKNENTPKVVQGSATSLPFDDEYFDAVFTDPPYYDNVPYSYLSDFFYVWLKRAIGDLYPDLFITPLTPKRGEMVAYTNDKSMDEASEEFESMLRDSFREIHRVLRPGGIANIVYAHKTTHGWETVINSLLDSGLIVTASWPIFTEMRARMRAQKSAALASSIYIVARKPDFEKKTGYYEEVQAELKEVLGEKLEYLWEEGISGPDFFIAAIGAGLEVIGKYSEILKYNGEEVRGSRLLDDIRSVAADFAIRRILDNGFADELSPLTRFYLFYRWNFENSKVEFDEARKLAGSLGIDLNTSRAGFIRIQRGKVTVLGPDKRGEDHDTTELIDALHLAARLWSEGRKEELEKLLLETGYGTSESFYRVAQAIIEFLPNCMEKQWLEGLIVNRETMMKSLKEKTRQKTLKDYK is encoded by the coding sequence ATGGATGAGAGATTCATTGAGAGGACGTTCCCAGTTTCAAAGGTGAGTGAGAATTCTGCCCGGGAAAAGAACATCAGGCACGGCCACATATCAACACTGCACATCTGGTGGGCAAGGAGGCCCCTTGCAAGCAGCCGGGCCACCATCTACGCCAGCCTGATCCCGGTCGCCGATGATGACCTGGAGGAGGTTAAGGTTAAGAGGTTCATCGAGGATCTGAGCCTATGGGAAAACAGCCTGAATCAGGGGATGATTGAAAGGGCCCGGAGGGATATAAGGGAGTACCATGGTCGCCCACCACGTGTCCTGGACCCCTTCGGTGGTGGTGGCAGCATACCACTTGAGGCCCTCCGTCTGGGGTGTGAAACCTACAGTATGGACCTCAACCCGGTGGCTGTCCTGATACAGAAGTGCACCCTTGAGTACCCCCAGAAGTATGGGGTTGATGAGTCCTGGGCTGACAGTGAACCACCACTCCTGAGGGATGTTAAGAGGTGGGGTGAATGGGTCCGTGAGGAGGCTGAGGAGGAGCTCTCACGCTTCTATCCACCTGATGAGGATGGTTCAGTACCCGCAGCATATATATGGGCCAGGACACTCCCCTGCCAGAACCCTGACTGTGGAGTGGAGGTACCTCTCATGAGACAGTACTGGCTTGCTAAGAAAAAGAACAGACAGATAGCCCTTAAACCAGTGGTGTCCAGTGCTGGTGTTGACTTTGAAATCGTGGAGGACCCTGACTTTGACCCCTCAAGGGGAACCATCTCAAGTGCCATCGTGACATGCCCGGTCTGCGGTTCAACCATACCCGCCCCTGACACCCGCAGACTCTTTCAGGAGGGAAAGGCCGGGGAGAGGCTCATAGCCGTGGTACTCACACACCCAAGGCGCCGTGGCAAAACCTACCGCCTCGCGACAGAAAAGGATCTGGAAGCCTACATGGAAGCCAATGGATACCTGGAAAAGAAAAGAGATGAACTCATGGACCGGTGGGGAATAGACCCGGTCCCAGATGAGCCAACACCCCGGGGGAAGGGTAGTGGGGCTGAAAGAGCATTTTCTGTTAGAAATTATGGCCTTAACACCTGGGGTGATCTTTTCAATTCAAGACAAAAACTTGCACTCATAACATTCACCGAGAAAATCCGTCAGGCACACCATTTGATGCTTGATGAAGGATATGATGAAGGTTATGCAAAAGCTTTAGTGTCTTATATAACTTTAGTGGTTAGTAGAATGAGTGATTTTACTACTAATTTGTGTAGATGGCATCCTCAGTGGGAGTTTATACCTAACACATTCGCAAGGCAAGCTTTGCCAATGTCTTTTGATTATTCAGAGCTAAATCCATTTTCACCAATCCTTTCAGGGACATGGTATAGTATGAAAAGACAGATACTTAGACCATTAGAGCACTTGAGTAAACTCAATAAAAATGAGAATACCCCCAAGGTTGTTCAAGGTTCCGCAACTTCCCTTCCGTTTGATGATGAGTATTTTGATGCTGTTTTCACTGATCCACCATACTATGATAATGTCCCATACTCTTACCTATCAGATTTCTTTTACGTGTGGCTTAAGAGGGCCATCGGTGACCTCTACCCTGACCTCTTCATAACACCCCTCACCCCCAAGCGGGGTGAAATGGTTGCCTACACCAATGATAAGAGTATGGATGAGGCAAGTGAGGAGTTTGAATCAATGCTGAGGGACTCCTTCAGGGAAATTCACCGTGTACTCAGACCGGGAGGTATTGCAAACATAGTATACGCCCATAAGACCACCCACGGCTGGGAGACCGTTATAAACTCCCTCCTGGACTCCGGGTTGATAGTAACGGCTTCATGGCCTATATTCACCGAGATGAGGGCCCGTATGCGCGCCCAGAAATCAGCAGCCCTTGCATCATCCATTTACATCGTGGCGCGTAAACCGGACTTTGAGAAGAAAACGGGCTACTATGAGGAGGTCCAGGCCGAACTGAAGGAGGTCCTCGGTGAGAAGCTGGAGTACCTCTGGGAGGAGGGTATAAGCGGCCCTGACTTCTTCATAGCAGCCATAGGCGCCGGCCTGGAGGTTATAGGGAAGTACAGTGAGATCCTCAAATACAATGGCGAGGAGGTCAGGGGCTCCAGGCTCCTGGATGATATAAGGAGTGTCGCGGCCGACTTCGCCATAAGGAGGATCCTGGATAATGGGTTTGCAGATGAACTATCACCCCTCACAAGGTTCTACCTCTTCTACAGGTGGAACTTCGAGAACTCCAAAGTGGAATTCGATGAGGCAAGGAAACTGGCTGGTAGCCTTGGCATAGACCTCAACACCAGCCGGGCAGGCTTCATAAGGATACAGAGGGGTAAGGTCACAGTCCTAGGACCTGATAAAAGGGGTGAGGACCATGACACCACAGAACTCATAGACGCCCTTCACCTTGCAGCCAGGTTATGGAGTGAGGGCAGAAAGGAAGAACTTGAGAAACTTCTCCTAGAGACAGGTTACGGTACAAGTGAAAGCTTCTACCGTGTCGCCCAGGCAATAATAGAGTTCCTGCCAAACTGCATGGAAAAGCAGTGGCTTGAGGGTTTAATTGTGAACAGGGAGACCATGATGAAGAGCCTCAAGGAGAAAACAAGACAGAAAACACTGAAGGATTATAAATGA
- a CDS encoding amino acid permease encodes MKPHLRRELSLFDTLNLVIGTIVGADIYIVAAYGAGSLGPASVLAWILAGLMAMVIALVFSEASRILPVTGGPYAYTCEALGRFAGFITGWSLWVSSWIAIAVFPIAFVYYLEYFIPLNVIWEAVIKVLFIVSLTLINIAGVGRAGKVNDVLTVLKVAPVLLFAILGAVHLALNPAILTGNYTPLAPMGLGALGGVTVLVFWAYVGFELVTVPADEVKNPERNIPLAITLGMVFVMLFYLITNAVILGLVPWGVLAASNAPLTVAGYSLMGGLGALILTAGAVFSIAGSEEAGMLSTARLLFAMSRDGFLPRALSRVHGRFGTPHVSILVQNLTALAAALTGTAAGLIELSVLTLLLPYATTCVSLGILRRRDGTGVPVKSVLGVLICVYLLLNTTPGTIIAGLLLVMGGVPLYLIFRKKNLK; translated from the coding sequence ATGAAGCCCCACCTGAGGAGGGAACTTAGCCTCTTTGACACCCTTAACCTTGTAATAGGGACCATAGTGGGGGCCGACATCTACATCGTGGCGGCCTATGGTGCAGGTAGCCTTGGCCCTGCCTCCGTACTGGCCTGGATCCTCGCAGGACTCATGGCCATGGTTATTGCACTTGTATTCTCTGAGGCCTCCAGGATCCTTCCTGTGACGGGGGGCCCCTACGCCTATACATGTGAGGCCCTTGGACGTTTCGCAGGGTTCATAACTGGATGGTCCCTCTGGGTTTCCTCGTGGATAGCCATAGCGGTGTTCCCCATAGCCTTCGTCTACTACCTTGAATACTTCATCCCCCTGAATGTTATCTGGGAGGCCGTCATCAAGGTCCTCTTCATAGTCTCACTCACCCTCATAAACATCGCCGGGGTTGGGAGGGCCGGTAAGGTGAACGATGTCCTCACGGTCCTCAAGGTGGCGCCGGTACTCCTCTTTGCAATCCTGGGGGCGGTGCACCTTGCCCTCAACCCCGCAATCCTTACAGGTAATTACACCCCCCTGGCACCTATGGGCCTGGGGGCCCTTGGAGGTGTCACTGTACTGGTTTTCTGGGCCTACGTTGGATTTGAACTTGTAACGGTCCCTGCAGACGAGGTTAAAAACCCTGAAAGGAACATACCCCTGGCCATAACCCTTGGGATGGTCTTTGTGATGCTATTCTATCTCATCACCAATGCCGTTATCCTTGGGCTTGTACCATGGGGGGTCCTTGCGGCCTCAAACGCACCCCTCACGGTTGCCGGCTACAGCCTCATGGGTGGGCTCGGGGCCCTTATACTCACTGCAGGTGCTGTGTTTTCGATTGCCGGTTCAGAGGAGGCCGGGATGCTCTCAACCGCCAGGCTGCTCTTTGCCATGTCCAGGGATGGTTTCCTGCCGCGTGCCCTCTCCAGGGTGCACGGGAGGTTCGGCACGCCCCACGTCAGCATCCTGGTTCAGAACCTCACGGCCCTTGCAGCCGCACTCACCGGTACAGCGGCTGGGCTCATCGAACTATCAGTTTTAACCCTTCTACTCCCCTACGCAACAACCTGCGTTTCACTGGGGATACTTCGGAGGAGAGATGGCACTGGAGTTCCGGTGAAGAGTGTCCTGGGTGTTCTTATCTGTGTTTACCTCCTTCTGAATACAACACCAGGGACCATCATCGCCGGCTTACTCCTGGTCATGGGGGGCGTGCCCCTCTACCTGATCTTCAGAAAAAAGAATCTAAAGTAG